The segment CTGCTGATAGCCCGGGTTCTGCTGGTGGCTCGGCGCCTGCTGCCCATAGCCGGCCTGCTGACGGCCCGGGGTCTGCTGCTGGCCCGGCTGCTGCGGATGACCGCCGTTGCGCGGATACTCAGGCCGCTGCTGGTAGCTCGGGTCGCGAGGATCCCGAGGCTGGTAGCTCGGATCACGCGGATCGCGCTGCTGTTGCCCGGCCCGGGGATCGCGGCCCTGGGGGTGCTGCGGCGGCTGGTTCTGGTTGTAGTCGTCCCACGGCGTCCGCGGCTCGGCCGGGGGCCCCTGGCGCGGGTCCTGAGGGGGCCGAGGACGCGGTACCTCACGGCTGCGGGGCGGCCCCTGCGGCCGGTCCGGCCGCGGAGGTACCCCGCGTCCCGGATAGCCGTCGCCGGTCCTTCCCGTCGGTGCCGGTGTCATCCACAATCCTCTCGCTCCGGTCCCCGATCCAGCCTCAGAGTATGGCCATTCATTGATGGCCACCGCCAGCTTGCTGGAATTCCCCGCCGGTCCTCAGACGCTTACACCGGGGTACGCGGTTGCGAAGAAAATGGGTGAAACGGCGTGTCCTACATCACGCGCGAACGGAGTCGGCGCAGCATACGGGCATCGGAGAAGCCCACGGCGTGCGCGGCCGCCTCGACGGTCGCGCCGTGCCCGATCAGATTTTCCGCACGTTCCACTCGCAATGTCTGCTGGTAACGCAACGGAGTCATCCCTGTGCTCTCCACGAATTGTCGCGTCAGAGTGCGTTCGCTGACGCCTCCGGCGCGCGCCAGATCGGCCAGCCGCAAGGGCTCGGCGTAGGCCGCGTCGATCCGGTCCTGCGCGCGGTGCACCGCGTCGCGCAGATGCCAGCGGTGCCGCAGCATCGCGCTGTCCTGAGACTCCTCGCCCGAGCGGCGCGCGTAGACCACCATCTCGCGCGCGATCCGCGCCGCGGCGGCCGGGCCGTGGCGCTCGGCCACCAGGTGCAGCGCCAGATCGATGCCGCTGGCGATGCCGGCCGAGGTCACCACCCGGCGGTCGGTCACGTAGACCACGTCGCGCTCGACCCGGGCCCGCGGGTAGCGGGCGGCGAGTTCGTCCTGCAGATCGTGGTGGGTGGTGCAGCGCCGGTCGTCCAGCAGCCCGGCCTGGCCCAGCACCTCGGCGCCGGAGCAGACGCTGGCCACAGTGCCGCCGGCGGCGTGGTGCCGGACCAGCCGGTCGAGCAGCTCCCGGCCCGGGCGCGGACTGCCCTTGAGCGTGGGCGAGCGCCAGCCCGGGACCACCACGAGGTCCTGCGGGCCGGTGCCGGGCCACTCGGTCTCGGCGCGCAGCCGGACGCCCTGCGCGCTGACGATGTCCTCCTGCTCGGCGAAGTACCGCAGCTCGTACCGGTAGCCGTAATCGTCCGCGGTGGAGAAGGCCTGCGCCGGACCCGACAGGTCCAGCAGGTGCAGGCGCGGGATGAGCAGGAAGACGACCCTCACAATCCGGTCAGCCTACCGGCATCGCCGCCGGGGCGCCCGCGCCGACCACGTCGTCCACCGTCGCGATGGTCGCGAACCGGTGCGCCAGGGCGAAGACGGTGCGCTCCACGACCGCCGCGGCCGGCAGCGCGCGCGGGTCGGCCTCCAGCTCCTCGGGGGTCGGGTCCTGCGGCGCGTCCGGGTGCGGGATGGGGTTGGTCGCGGTCGCGTCCACCACGAACGTCACCTGGTAGCCCAGGTCGGAGCCGACCCGGGCGGTGGTCTCGCAGCACTGCTCGGTCCGGATGCCGCAGATCGCCAGCTCGGTGACGCCGTGCTCGGTGAGGCGCTGCTGCAGGTTGGTGGTGGTGAACGCGTTGTGCGAGGTCTTGCGGACCTGGATGTCGTCTGCGGCCGGGGCGCGCAGGCCGTCCAGGTAGCGGACGTGGCCGGAGGCCGGGTCGAAGCTGTTCCCGGTGCCGGGCTCCTCGTGCAGGACCCAGACGACCAGGTCGTCGTTCGCGCGGGCGTGGTCCACCAGGCGGTTGACGTCGTCGGCGATGTCCGGGTTGTCGATCAGCCGCCAGAGCGGGCGGGCGCGGAAGGACTCCTGGACGTCGATGATGATGAGGGCTCGCTGTGTCATGTCTTCATGGTCGCCGCCCCGGCCGGGTCGGGGGCAGGGCTGTTCCGGCCTCGATGCGGAACGATCCGGTCAACCCCCGCGAGTGCCCTCGACGGCGCGCGAGGTCCCGCCGCCGCGCGAGGTCAACATCTGCGGCTCAACAGAGGTTCATCGTGAAGACGCTTTCAATGCCTTGATTACGCCCGAATATGTCCGCTTTTGATGGCATTCCGAGATGACGGTTCGATAACTGGTCTATACCTGAGGGTTCTCTGGTCTATACCGCCGGGCCAAACCTGATTAGCGTGTCCCAGCGTCACGACCTGAAGTCCCCAACCCTCACCCTTCCAATAAAGGTGGATCCCAGGTGAAGCGTCTCGTCACTATCGCCGCTACCGGTCTGGCCGCGGCTCTGGCTCTGTCGGCCTGCTCCTCGAGTAAGTCCTCCGGTTCGTCCTCGTCCTCCGGCGGCTCCTCCAAGCCGGTGACCATCTCGCTGCTCGCGCCGAACTACGGCAGCACCGACAAGGACGACACCAAGCTGTACTGGCAGCAGATCATCAACGACTTCCAGGCCAAGTACCCGAACGTCAAGGTCGACCTGCAGATGGCGACCTGGGACAACCTGGCCACCAAGCTGACCACGGCGGTCCAGAACAACGACGCCCCGGACCTGTTCGAGGGCGGCGGCTACGCCGACGTGGCGGCCCAGGGCCTGCTGTACAAGGCCTCGGACATCGTCTCCCCGCAGACCGTGAGCAACCTGATCCCGCACGTGGCCCAGCTCGGCCAGACCAAGGGCCAGGACGGCAGCCAGGCGCAGTACGGCATCCCGTTCACCACCTCGACCCGCGCGCTGTTCTACAACACCGCGCTGTTCCAGCAGGCCGGTATCGCCGCCGCCCCGCAGACCTGGGCCGACGTGGCCGCCGACGCCGCCAAGATCAAGGCGCTCGGCAAGACCGGCTTCGGCCTGCCGCTGGGCTCGGAGGAGGCGCAGGCCGAGACCTACCTGTGGACGCTGGGCAACGGCGGCGGCTACAAGGACGCCTCGGGCAAGTGGGCGATCAACTCCCCGCAGAACATCGAGACCTTCCAGTGGCTGACCGACAACCTGGTCAAGCCGGGCCTGACCGAGCCCGACCCGGCCACCAAGAAGCGCACCGACCTGTGGAAGGACTTCGCGGCCGGCAACATCGGCATGATCAACGGCTCCCCGTCGCTGCTGCCGATCCTGCAGGAGGGCAGCATCGGCAGCAACTGGAAGGCCGCGCCGATCGCCGGCAAGACCGGCCCGCTGAGCTCGCCGCTGGGCGTCGCGGACTTCATCGAGGCCTTCAACACCCACCCGGACCACAAGGCCGCGGTCGGTGAGTTCCTCGACTTCGCGCTGCAGAAGAAGTACCAGGAGCAGTTCGACAACGAGTACGACCTGCTGCCGGCCACCCAGGACGCGGCCACGGACCTGTCGACCCAGAACCCGGCCCTGAAGCCGTTCATCGACGCGCTGCCCAACGCCGCCTGGTACCCGAGCTCGGACCCGAACTGGGACCCGGCCTCGCAGAAGGTCAAGGACATCGTCGGCAAGGCCGTGACCTCGGACCCGAAGGGCGTCCTGGACCAGATCCAGGCCGTCGCGACGGCCAGTAACTAAGGCTGTACGGGACGTCCCAGCGATGACGACGCACACAGAGCGGGGCCGGCTCGGCCGGCCCCGCCCCGCCCGCGCCAGGTCGGTGTTCTCCGGCCTGGCCCCGCTGGCCTGGATCGGCCCGGCGATCGCGCTGATCGCCTTCGCCGTGCTGTGGCCGGTGGTGAAGATGGTCCAGTCCTCGACCACGCACTGGTCCCGCTACGGCGTGAACCTGGGCTCCAACGGGACGGACAACTACAACAAGCTGTTCAAGGAGCAGGACCTGAACGGTGTGCTGGAGCGCACCGGGATCTGGGTGGTCGTGGTCGTCACCTGCACGGTGCTGATCTCGCTGTGCGTCGCGCAGCTGTTCAACCAGAAGTTCCCGGGGCGCACGGTCGCGCGCTGGGCGCTGATCGCGCCGTGGGCCGCCTCGGTGATGATGACCTCGATCATCTTCAAGTGGATGCTCTACCCCGGCTACGGGTTCATCAACATCATCCTGAACGACCTGGGCCTGGTGGACCGCAACAGCTCCACCGCGGACTGGCTGGGGCACTCCACCTCCGGGTTCATCTGGGAGATGGTGGTCGCGGTGTTCGTTTCGGTCCCGTTCACCAGCTACACGGTGATCGCCGGCCTGCAGACCGTCCCCGGTGAGGTGTACGAGGCGGCCCGGGTGGACGGCGCGAGCAAGGTGCGCACGTACTTCTCGATCACGCTGCCGCTGCTGAAGCCGGCGCTGCTGGTGGCCGCGGTCATCAACGTGATGAACGTGTTCAACAGCTTCCCGATCATCTGGGAGATGACGCACGGCGGACCGGGGTACGACACCTCGACCACCACGGTCTTCATGTGGATCCTCAAGCGTCAGAACATCGGTGAGTCCGCCGCCCTGTCGGTGGTGAACTTCGTGCTGGTGATCGTGATCGTCTTCGCCTTCCTGAAGGTGAGCAAGTGGAACAGTGAGGGCGAGGCATGACAGCCGTGACGACCTCCTCGCCGACCGCGCGCCAGGACCGGGTGCCCTCGGCGCCCAAGCCGCCGCGCGGTCTGCCGGGCGTGAAGAAGATCGCGCTGATCGGCAGCGCGTACCTGATCGCGCTGATCTTCATCACCCCGTACATCGAGATGTTCCTGACCGCGCTGCGGCCGGTGAACGAGACCGCCGACCCGACGATCATCCCGAAGCACCTGGAATGGTCGAACTTCACCTCGGTGTTCTCCGGCGACTCCAGCTTCGGCACCAACATGCGCATCACCCTGGAGGTCGCCTGCGGCGCCACCTTCCTGGTGCTGCTGGTGGCACTGCCGGCGGCGTACTACACGGCCCGCAAGCGGTTCCGCGGCCGCAAGGCGTTCCTGCTGCTGGTCCTGGTCACGCAGATGTTCCAGCCCACCGCGATGGTGGTCGGCATCTACGGCGAGATGCGCGACCTGGGCGGGATCAACTCGGTCTGGGCCCTGATCATCGTGGACGCGGGCTTCAACCTGGCCTTCGCGGTGTGGATCCTGTCGGCCTACTTCGCGGCCATCCCGGCCGAGCTGGAGCAGGCCGCGATGATCGACGGGGCGACCCGCTTCGGCGCGTTCCGGCGGGTGACGATCCCGCTGGCGATGCCGGGCATCGTGACCGCGCTGATCTTCACGTTCATCGCCGCCTGGAACGAGTTCATCGTGGCCCTGACCCTGACGACGAGTCCTGACAAGGCCCCGTTGTCGGTGGCGGTGGACAACTACATCGGCCAGTACACCGTCGACTACGGGCACCTGTTCGCCTCGACGGTCATCGCGACCATCCCGGTGATCGTGCTGTTCGGCCTGATCGAGCGCAAGGTCGTCGACGGCCTGACCGCCGGTTCCATCAAGTAGGCCCCCGGTTTCCCTGCCGGCCTCGAGCCCGCCGACGCGTCCCTGAGCTGCGTCGGCGGGCACCTACCGCGCGCGGCTGACTTTGCAGATCTCCGACCTGGCCATTCAGGCCCTGGAACCGACGCGGTACCTCGCCATGCCGGCCGGCGCGCTGGCCGCCCTCGCCGAGCGCCACGCGGGCTGGCGCGACCTCACGGCACGCCTGACCGAGCACAAGTTCATCACCGCGGAACTCCGCAACCGCACTCTGCTGCTGGACGACGCCGCCGAGCGTTACCGGACCTACCTCGCCGACTTCGCCACCATCGCCGCGCGCGTCCCGCTGTCCCAGGTCGCGGCCTACATCGGCGTGACGCCCGAGGCTCTGAGCCGCATCCGCCGCAGACTTCTGGTGACCGCTTGATCCAGGTCAAGGCGCCCCGGCCGGGCCGCCCGTAGCTTCGGGGCCATGACGACGATGAACGCCATGGCGGTCCACGCATTCGGGCCGGCCGAGAACCTGATCCCCACGAAGCTCGACGTCCGCGACCCCGCCCCCGGCGAAGTCCTGATCCGCGTGAAGGCCGCGGCGGTGAACCCCGCCGACCTCGGCATGCGCGACGGGCGCTACGCCTGGCCGGACCCGGTCCGCATGCCGGTGGTCCTGCTGCCCTGACTCCCTGATTCCCGCACGGGAGGCGCACACGGGGCGGCGCACACGGGGCGGCGCACACGGGGCGGCGCACACGGGTCGGCATCCGCGAAACCAGCGATGGCCTGCGGGTGCTGATACCGCAGGCCACCACGGGTCGCAACCGGCCCCCGACAGGCCGGGGGGCAACCTGCCGGGGACCTGCTACCAGGAGGCAGGTCCGGCGGCGGCGCGCTCGCGGAGGGCAGGGACGCGAGCTACGCCGGGGCCGGGCCGCTTACTAGATGTATCGGCACGCCCACCGGGGAACTTTAGGGTTCTGTCTTACTTTTTTTCGAGGCGTGCCGAGCATGCCGCTCTGCCGGCGGCCGAGTCAGCCTATTGATGAAAGAGACGGCCGCGGCCATGTGTGGGTGAGTTCTTTGTGCGGGTGCAGCGGGGGAGGCTTCTGGCGGCGCCTGCGCACCGCCCCGCGAAACCAGCGGATCCCATAGACCATGCGCGAAGCCGTCAAAGCCAGCCGGCGCGGCCACCCGCACATGAGCCGGCGCACATGAAAGACCGCGGCGCTCATGGCGCCGCGGTCTCAATGCCCTGTGTGCCGGGCCCTATGCTCCAAGCCCCGTATCAGGCGTTCCGGCGTGCCGCCTGCCGGGCCAGCAGCGCCTCGCGCTTCTCGCAGAAGCGCGTCGCCGCGGTGTCCAGGCCGTCCAGGAACGCCATCAGCTCCTCGCGGGCGATCTCGCCGTCGGCGCCGAGGTCGGTGCGCTCCAGGGCGTTGGTCTGGCGCAGGATCGGCATCACGACCTCGTCGTGGTGGATCCGCAGGTCGTAGATGCCGGCCTTGGCGATCATCACCGACTTGCGGCCGAAGTCCTGCAGGCCCGAGCCCGGCATCTGGAACTGCTGGACCACGTTGGCCACCGCGCGCATGGCCTGGTCCGGGTCGAGCTCGAATGCGGCGCCCAGAAGGTTGCGGTAGAAGAGCATGTGCAGGTTCTCGTCCTGCGCCACGCGGGCCAGCAGGCGCTCGCAGTCCGGGTCCCCGGAGACCTTGCCGGTGTTGCGGTGCGCGATGCGGGTCGCCAGTTCCTGGAAGCTCACGTAGGCGATCGAGTGCAGGGCGTCGTAGGCGTCAGGCTGGGAGTAGCCGTTGGACATGTGCGTCATGCGCTCGCGCTCCAGCGCGACCGGGTCGACGGCGCGGGTGGTCAGCAGGTAGTCGCGGATCGCGATGCCGTGCCGGCCCTCCTCGGCGGTCCAGCGGTGCACCCAGGTGCCCCAGGCGCCGTCCTGGCCGAACTGCACCGCGATGGCGCGGTGGTAGCTGGGCAGGTTGTCCTCGGTCATCAGGTTCAGGATCAGGCTGGTGCGCGCGATCTCCGGGATGCGGGACTGCTCCGGGCTCCAGGGCTTGCCGCCCAGGACGCCGTCGAAGGTCTCGCCCTCGCTCCACGGCACGTACTCGTGCGGGAACCACTCCTTGGCGCAGTCCAGGTGCCGGTTCAGGTTGGCCTCCACGACCTGCTCCAGCTCGCTGAGCAGGGCCGCCTCGGGCATCGCGGCTGTCGGGCGGGCGCCCTGCCGGGGCAGGTCGGTGACGGTCATGGGGTCGGCTCCTACACGCTCAGGCCTGGGGAAGTAGGCCTTGGGGGACGGACCTACGCTCCCGAAACTTACGGGTTCGTAGGTTACGTTAGCGTAAGTCACCGTGTCGGCAAAGGTCCAGTGGTGAGAGCGTCGGACTGTCAACTCATTTCCGCGCCGGGAGGGCTTTTTGTGACCCAGATCTCACTCCGGGTGCCGGGACGCCTCGGTGACCAGCTCTTTCGCCCAAGGGTAGTCGGGTTTGCCGCTCGGTGAGCGGCGGATATGCGACACCCGCACGAGCAGCCGGGGCACCTTGTACCCCGACAGCCGGCCCCGGCAGTACTCCTCCAGCTCGCCGTCCGTGGGGGTGCCCGCGCCTTGCTCGCGGGGCTGGATGACGGCGGCCACCCGGTGGCCGAACCGCTCGTCCGGCGCGCCGGCGACGATCGCGTCGAACACCCCGGGATGCGACTTCAGGACCGCCTCGACCTCCTCGGGGAAGACCTTCTCGCCGCCGGTGTTGATGCACTGCGAGCCGCGCCCGAGCACCGCCACCGAGCCGTCCGCCTCCAGCGTGCCCAGGTCGCCGAGCAGCACCCAGCGCCGGCCGTCGTGCTCGAAGAACGTCTCGGCGGTCTTCACCGGGTCGTTGTAGTAGCCCAGCGGCACGTTCCCGTGCTGGGCCACCCGCCCGACCCGGCCGTCGCCGGGCGTGGCCGGCCGGTGCTCCTCGTCCAGGTAGACCGTGGTGCGCTCGTTGACGGTGAACCGCATGCCGCCGGCCGGACCGCTGCCGGGGGCGGCGTCGCCGTTGAACCCGCTCTCGGTGGAGCCGAAGTTGTCGCGGATCAGCACGTTCGGCATCTGCGCCTGGAGCTGCTCGCGCACCGCCTCGGACAGGATCGCCCCGGCTGAGCTCACCACGAACAGGCTGCTCACGTCGGTCCCGGCCAGCGGCCCGGCCAGCGCCTCGGCCAGCGGTCGGCCCATGGCGTCGCCGACCATGGAGATGACGTTCGCCTTCTCCTGCTCGACGGTGCGCAGCACCTCGTGCGCGTCGAACTTCCGGTTCAGGACCACCTTCTGGCCCATGTTGAAGCTGATGAAGGTGGCGAGCTGCGCGGCGCCGTGCATCAGCGGCGCGACAGGGAAGGTCGCCATCTGGCCGGCAGCGGGGTCGATACCGTCGGCGACCTCTGAGGGATCCTTCATCGGCTCCCCATAAGGGCGCCCGCCTGCCATCCCCGCGTAGAAGATGTCTTCATGGCGCCACATGACGCCCTTGGGCATCCCCGTGGTCCCGCCGGTGTAGATGATGTAGAGGTCGTCGGCCGAACGGTCGCCGTGAGGGAGTAGTCCGTCGCGCTCCTCCGACTGCCCACGGACCGCGTCCGCATACGTCACAGAGGGCAGATCCGCTATAGCGTCGCCGACGGAGACGATCGTTTTGAGCTTCGTTGAGTCCTCGAAGATCTCGCGCACTCTGTCGCCGAACTCCGCGTCCACTACTACGGCGACCAGATCCGCGTCCGTATAGAGGTAACGCAGTTCGTCGGCCACATAGCGGTAGTTGATGTTGATGGGTACCGCACGGATCTTCAGGCACGCCAACACGGCGACCACGTACTCCGACCCGTTGTACATGTGCATCCCGACGTGGTCCCGCACTCCCACTCCGCGTGCCAGCAGGAAGTGCGCCAGTCGGTTCGCCTCGCGGTCCAGCTCCTTGTACGTCCATCGCTTCACGCCCGGGACGACCAGAGCCTCCTTCTCGGGGATCTTGTCGACGACGCTCTCGAACAGGTCCGCGAGGTTGAACTGCATGGGGAGTCCTTAGTCTGCGAGGTGTGCGCCGATGCGGAGGAGCTGCCGGGTGGCGGTGCCGAGGGTCTGCTCGATCTGCTGGCCCCGGACGAAGTAGCGGTGCAGCGGGTAGTCGGTGTCCACGCCGATCCCGCCGTGCAGATGCTGCGCGGCGTGCAGGACGCGCGATCCGGCGTCCCCCGCGTGGAACTTCGCTATGGCGACGTCGGCGGAGATGTCCGCGGAGGAGGCGGAGTGGCCGCCGCGCGCGGCGTCGTCCATCAGCCAGGCCGCGTGCAGCACGCACAGGCGCAGGGCCTCGGCACTGATGAAGGCGTCGGCGGCGCGCTGGGCCACCGCTTGGAACGAGGCGATCGGCTCGCCGAACTGCTTGCGGGTGCTGGTGTAGCGCGCGGTCATGGCGACCGCCTCGGTGCACACGCCGGAGGCCTCGGCCGCATAGGCGACGGTGCCCAGGTCGCGCAGCCAGTCCACCGCGTCGCCGCCGCGGGCGAGCAGCGCCTCGGCCGGGACGCTCACCGCGTCCAGCTCCAGGTCGGCGTACGGCTGCCGCCCGGTGGCCAGCAGCGGGGTCACCTTCAGCGCCGAGCGCGGAACGACGAACAGCGCCGGCGTGTCCTCCAGAAGGGCGGGGATCAGGACGGCGTCGGCCAGATCGCCGTACGGGACCATGACCTTGGCACCGTCCAGAACGAAGGTGCCGCCTTCGCCGTGCCGCGCGGTGGTGATCAGGGATTCGGGCTCTCCGGGCTCCTCCAAGGCGGCGGTGACCAGCTTGGCCCCGGAGGCGATGCCGGCGAGCAGGTCCTCGTGGCCGCCGAAACGGGCCAGGGGCAGCGCGCCGAGGGCGATCGCCGCCACCACCGGGACGTAGGCGGTGCGCTTTCCGGCGGCCTCGGCCAGCAGGGCCAGGCCCATGACGCCCAGGTCGCCGTCGTCGGGGAGCAGCGCGGAGACGGCTCCGGCGCCGGCCAGCGCGCGCCAGGCCTGCGCGTCGTGCACGGAGCCGTTGCCGCTGCCGCGTGCCTCCTTCTCCAGCTCGGCCAGACGCTCGGTGCCGCAGTGGTCGGCGAGGATCTGGTCGACGAGGTCGACCAGCGCCCGCTGGTCCTCGGTCAGCTCGAAATCCATGGCGGGCTCCTGGGCTCTAGTGGTTCTGATGGCTCTAGTGGTTCTGACGGCTCTAGTGGCGGGGGATGCGCGGCATGTTCAGCCCGAACAAGGCGATCAGGTCGCGCTGGATCTCGTTGGTGCCGCCGCCGAAGGTGAGGATCAGCACCCCGCGGTAGGCGCGCTCGACCCGGCCGGCGAGCAGGGCGCCGGGGGAGTCCTTCTTCAGCGCGCCGGCCGCGCCGAGCACCTCCAGCAGCAGGCCGTACGCCTCGCAGTAGAGCTCGGTGCCCCAGACCTTGGTGGCCGAGGCGTCGGCGACGTCGAGTTCGGCGGAGGCGGCGACCTTCCAGTTGAACAGCCGCAGCGCCGAGAGCTTGGCCTGGATGCGCGCCAGGTGCACCCGGACCCACTCGCGGTCGATGACCCGGGTGCCGTCGGCCAGCTTGGTCTGCCGGGCCCACTCGACCACCTCGGTGAACGGCCGCTCCAGCGACCCCGACGAGCACAGCGCCACCCGCTCGTGGTTGAGCTGCGTGGTGATCACGCGCCAGCCCTCGCCGGGCTCGCCGATGATGTTCTCGGCCGGGACCCGGATGTCGGTGTAGTAGGTGGCGTACGTGGAGGCCTCGCCGATGGTGTGGATCGGCGTGTGGGTGAAGCCCGGATCCGAGGTCGGGACCATCAGGATCGAGATGCCCTTGTGCTTCTTGCCGGTCCGCTGCGGGGCCTCGGGGTCGGTGCGGCAGGCCAGCCAGACGTAGTCGGCGTGGTCGGACAGCGAGGTGAAGATCTTCTGCCCGTTGACCAGGTAGTGCCCGCCGTCAGGCTCCAGCACGGCGCGCGTCTTCAGGCTGGCCAGGTCGGTCCCGGACTCCGGCTCGGAGTATCCGATGGCGAACATGCACTCCCCGGCCAGGATGCGCGGGAGGAGTTCGGACTTCTGCTTCGCGGTGCCGAAGCGCATGATCGCCGGCCCGACCGCGTTGATGGTCAGGAAGGGCACCGGCGCCCCGGCCCGCTGGGCCTCGTCGAAGAACACGAACTGCTCGACGGGCGTGAACCCCTGTCCGCCGTACTCCTCGGGCCAGCCCACGCCCAGCCAGCCGTCACGGCCCATCTGCCGCACCGCCTCCCGGCTGCGCGGCCCGCCGAACTCGCCGGTGGACATCTCCTCGGCGACCTCGGGGGTGACCAGCTCGGTGAAGTAGGCGCGGAGAGTGTCGCGCAGCTGCGCCTGCGCCTCGGTGTACGCGATCCGCATGAGGTGAATTAGAACGTGTTCCATCTGCGATGGCAAGGGTTTCTGATGGATCATCAGATCCGTGCGCCGGGTCGCCCGAACGGGTTCGAGCAAGGGCGATCAAGGGTCGGGGCTGGTCGGCTGGCGGGACGGGCATGCCGCCGATCCGGGGAACGGAGCGCTGATGAGCACGCAGAGCGGAGCGAACGGAGATCCGGTGCCGCGGCCGGA is part of the Catenulispora sp. MAP5-51 genome and harbors:
- a CDS encoding acyl-CoA dehydrogenase family protein, with amino-acid sequence MRIAYTEAQAQLRDTLRAYFTELVTPEVAEEMSTGEFGGPRSREAVRQMGRDGWLGVGWPEEYGGQGFTPVEQFVFFDEAQRAGAPVPFLTINAVGPAIMRFGTAKQKSELLPRILAGECMFAIGYSEPESGTDLASLKTRAVLEPDGGHYLVNGQKIFTSLSDHADYVWLACRTDPEAPQRTGKKHKGISILMVPTSDPGFTHTPIHTIGEASTYATYYTDIRVPAENIIGEPGEGWRVITTQLNHERVALCSSGSLERPFTEVVEWARQTKLADGTRVIDREWVRVHLARIQAKLSALRLFNWKVAASAELDVADASATKVWGTELYCEAYGLLLEVLGAAGALKKDSPGALLAGRVERAYRGVLILTFGGGTNEIQRDLIALFGLNMPRIPRH